One window of Methanothermobacter thermautotrophicus genomic DNA carries:
- the atwA gene encoding methyl coenzyme M reductase system, component A2: MSFIKLENVTKKFKGVEVLRDISVEIDEGKVLGILGRSGAGKSVLINMLRGMKEYRPDSGRVIYNVAICPECLRVEPPSFDGRECSCGSNFALQEVDFWNCDKKIFSAVRRRIAIMLQRTFALYEDDTVIDNVIKSMPEVEYETALYRALELLEMTQMSHRITHIARDLSGGEKQRVVLARQLAKEPMLFLADEPTGTLDPQTAELIHDALIEGVKDKGITMIITSHWPEVMSDLSDYAIWIEKGEIVEEGDPDAVVAKFMEQVPAPEKAKEFEQKNPIIKMIDVKKHYYSIDRGVVKAVDGVNLTVYEGEIFGVVGLSGAGKTTLSRIIIGITEPSSGKVCVRLGDEWIDMTEKGPLGRGRVTPYLGILHQEYSLYPHRDVLGNLTEAISLELPAEFARMKAVYVLKAVGFDEKYAESILSKYPDELSGGERHRVALAQVLIKEPRIIILDEPTGTMDPITRVQVTDSILKAREELNQTFLIISHDMDFVLDVCDRASLMRGGRILKTGDPESIVGDLTPDEKSKMLRE, translated from the coding sequence ATGTCTTTCATAAAGCTGGAAAATGTCACAAAGAAGTTTAAGGGTGTTGAGGTTCTGAGGGATATCAGCGTAGAAATCGATGAGGGCAAGGTTCTGGGCATACTCGGAAGGAGTGGAGCCGGAAAATCAGTTCTCATCAACATGCTCCGTGGTATGAAGGAGTACCGGCCTGACAGTGGCCGCGTGATCTACAACGTCGCCATATGTCCTGAATGCCTTCGAGTGGAGCCACCATCCTTTGATGGCAGGGAATGCTCATGCGGATCAAATTTCGCACTGCAGGAGGTCGACTTCTGGAACTGTGACAAGAAGATATTCTCTGCGGTTAGGAGAAGGATAGCCATCATGCTGCAGAGGACCTTCGCCCTTTACGAGGATGACACAGTAATTGATAACGTCATAAAATCAATGCCCGAAGTTGAATATGAGACAGCCCTCTACCGGGCCCTTGAGCTCCTTGAGATGACCCAGATGAGCCACAGGATAACCCACATTGCAAGGGACCTTAGTGGCGGTGAAAAACAGAGGGTCGTACTGGCACGACAGCTTGCAAAGGAGCCCATGCTCTTCCTGGCCGATGAACCAACAGGTACACTGGACCCCCAGACAGCGGAACTGATACACGACGCACTCATTGAGGGCGTCAAGGACAAGGGCATCACTATGATCATAACCTCCCACTGGCCAGAGGTTATGAGCGACCTCTCAGACTACGCCATATGGATCGAGAAGGGTGAAATTGTTGAGGAGGGAGACCCCGATGCAGTGGTCGCCAAGTTCATGGAACAGGTACCCGCCCCTGAAAAGGCCAAGGAATTCGAACAGAAGAACCCCATAATAAAGATGATTGACGTCAAGAAACACTACTACTCCATTGACAGGGGTGTTGTTAAGGCAGTTGATGGCGTTAACCTCACGGTCTATGAGGGAGAGATCTTCGGTGTTGTGGGCCTCAGCGGGGCAGGGAAGACAACCCTCTCAAGGATAATAATAGGCATCACAGAGCCCAGCAGCGGGAAGGTATGTGTCAGGCTCGGTGATGAATGGATTGACATGACAGAGAAGGGTCCCCTCGGCCGTGGCCGTGTAACACCCTACCTTGGGATACTCCACCAGGAGTACAGCCTCTACCCCCACAGGGATGTCCTTGGCAACCTCACAGAGGCCATAAGTCTGGAGCTTCCAGCTGAATTCGCCAGAATGAAGGCTGTATATGTCCTGAAGGCTGTCGGATTCGACGAGAAATACGCCGAGAGCATCCTGAGCAAGTATCCTGATGAGCTCTCAGGTGGTGAAAGGCACAGGGTGGCCCTTGCACAGGTCCTAATCAAGGAGCCCCGCATAATAATACTTGACGAGCCAACAGGTACAATGGACCCCATAACCAGGGTGCAGGTCACAGACTCCATCCTCAAGGCAAGGGAGGAACTTAATCAGACCTTCCTCATAATATCCCATGACATGGACTTTGTACTGGATGTATGTGACAGGGCATCCCTCATGAGGGGTGGCAGGATTCTGAAGACAGGTGACCCCGAGTCAATCGTCGGCGACCTCACACCAGACGAGAAGAGCAAGATGCTCAGGGAGTAG
- a CDS encoding methanogenesis marker 9 domain-containing protein, with amino-acid sequence MVWSDAPSHVCRGGDKRALTFCCPPVKPCPIMIALEEAGLTPQDYIEIKESFAKRTRLGEGQGTCFGSLVWCCKPSKPCPLRDMAMKRINMTTEEYMELKKKLSEELVGTSAPDTESVKALADAFHVTPEEAMKALEEAGNDLRTAMKILRMKSL; translated from the coding sequence TTGGTATGGAGCGATGCACCATCCCATGTTTGCAGGGGTGGTGATAAGAGGGCACTCACCTTCTGCTGCCCACCGGTTAAACCCTGCCCCATAATGATAGCCCTTGAGGAGGCAGGACTCACACCCCAGGATTACATTGAAATCAAGGAGTCATTCGCAAAGAGAACAAGGCTCGGCGAGGGCCAGGGGACATGCTTCGGGTCCCTGGTATGGTGCTGCAAGCCATCAAAACCATGCCCCCTCAGGGACATGGCCATGAAGAGGATAAACATGACCACAGAGGAGTACATGGAACTCAAGAAGAAACTCTCCGAGGAACTCGTGGGCACATCAGCACCTGACACCGAGAGCGTGAAGGCCCTGGCAGATGCATTCCATGTAACCCCCGAGGAGGCCATGAAGGCCCTTGAGGAGGCAGGCAACGACCTCAGGACTGCGATGAAGATACTGAGAATGAAGTCCCTCTGA
- a CDS encoding bifunctional precorrin-2 dehydrogenase/sirohydrochlorin ferrochelatase encodes MSLTPLYIDMDGRRVLIVGSGAVGRRRAERFLEAGAEVAVIGTSEIEGTIHAGRDNLEYWVDWADLIVAASADEDLNERVTRLADGKLLNRADEPSRGNVVVPATFSIGDVSVSIFTGTRSPLMARYLRKRIQEAINPEDLLMIEVQDRARRVLMAETCDHRERRRILYEISEDPLVKEMIEGGDLDGAIERAEIIIRDMVGGCR; translated from the coding sequence ATGTCCCTCACACCCCTCTACATAGACATGGATGGTAGAAGGGTCCTCATCGTAGGCTCCGGTGCGGTGGGGAGGAGGAGGGCTGAGAGATTCCTTGAGGCGGGAGCAGAGGTAGCTGTTATAGGCACATCAGAAATTGAGGGAACCATCCATGCAGGTAGGGATAACCTTGAGTACTGGGTGGACTGGGCTGACCTCATTGTGGCTGCAAGTGCAGATGAGGACCTGAATGAGAGGGTAACCCGTCTTGCAGATGGTAAACTACTAAACCGGGCAGATGAACCCTCAAGGGGCAATGTTGTGGTCCCTGCCACCTTCAGCATTGGAGATGTTTCAGTCTCGATCTTCACAGGGACAAGGAGCCCCCTAATGGCAAGGTATCTGAGGAAGAGGATCCAGGAGGCCATCAACCCTGAGGACCTTCTCATGATCGAGGTCCAGGACAGGGCCAGGAGGGTTCTAATGGCGGAGACATGTGATCACAGGGAGAGGCGCCGCATACTCTATGAAATTTCTGAGGATCCCCTGGTGAAGGAGATGATTGAAGGGGGAGACCTTGATGGGGCAATTGAAAGGGCTGAAATCATAATCAGGGATATGGTGGGGGGTTGCAGGTGA
- the hemA gene encoding glutamyl-tRNA reductase, translating into MILNIRLDHKTSDVKTMESSHERMQALVDELESLGVVMEKVPIRTCNRIEYYILVRYIPEGFDFDGFTVEGDEDALRHILRLASGLESMIIGEDQILGQIKAARVQALREGTCGPVLDMVFTKAVHVGQTVRRKTQINRGSVSIGSAAVDLAESIQGDLKCRKVLVIGAGKMGTLVARALAEKHLSAIMVANRTYERAYQLACELGGDAIHFDRLNRALRDADVIISATGSPHHILTRERVRDAIPPERRSSVVMVDIANPRDIEESVRELGIRLFTIDDLRGVAEENRRRREAEAKEAERIVESELKLLLSSLKHLEVEPLLAEVRGNMELIRRREAERALNKIMNSSDPERVIDGLSRSIVDKIFHDIAISIREAAERGDDNFLSMCAELFNCRNLK; encoded by the coding sequence GTGATTCTCAACATAAGGCTGGACCACAAGACATCCGATGTGAAGACCATGGAGTCCTCCCATGAGAGGATGCAGGCACTTGTGGATGAACTTGAGTCCCTGGGAGTTGTGATGGAGAAGGTCCCGATAAGGACCTGCAACCGCATCGAATACTACATTTTAGTCAGGTATATACCTGAAGGATTTGACTTCGATGGATTTACAGTTGAAGGGGACGAAGATGCCCTCCGTCATATCCTTAGACTTGCATCAGGTCTTGAATCCATGATAATAGGGGAGGACCAGATACTCGGCCAGATAAAGGCTGCAAGGGTTCAGGCCCTACGTGAGGGGACCTGCGGCCCGGTCCTTGACATGGTGTTCACCAAGGCAGTCCATGTGGGGCAGACAGTCCGGAGGAAGACTCAGATAAACAGGGGCTCTGTTTCCATAGGATCAGCAGCGGTTGACCTTGCAGAATCCATACAGGGGGATCTGAAATGCAGGAAGGTCCTTGTCATAGGGGCCGGTAAAATGGGGACCCTGGTTGCAAGGGCACTTGCAGAGAAGCACCTCAGCGCAATCATGGTGGCCAACAGGACCTATGAGAGGGCCTACCAGCTGGCGTGTGAACTCGGTGGGGATGCTATACACTTCGACAGACTCAACAGGGCCCTCAGGGACGCGGACGTCATTATAAGCGCCACAGGATCACCCCACCACATACTGACCCGTGAACGTGTCAGGGATGCAATACCACCAGAGAGGAGATCATCCGTGGTCATGGTGGACATAGCCAACCCACGTGACATAGAGGAATCAGTGAGGGAACTTGGCATCAGACTCTTCACAATCGATGACCTCAGGGGTGTGGCGGAAGAGAACCGGAGAAGGAGGGAGGCCGAGGCGAAGGAGGCTGAAAGAATTGTTGAAAGTGAACTTAAGCTCCTCCTGAGTTCCCTCAAGCACCTGGAGGTTGAACCACTCCTTGCAGAGGTGAGGGGTAACATGGAGTTAATCCGGAGGCGTGAGGCTGAAAGGGCCCTTAATAAGATTATGAACTCCTCTGACCCTGAGAGGGTTATTGATGGTCTCAGCCGGTCCATAGTGGATAAGATATTCCATGATATAGCCATCAGTATCCGTGAGGCGGCTGAGAGGGGTGATGATAACTTTTTGAGCATGTGCGCGGAACTCTTTAACTGCAGGAATCTAAAATAA
- a CDS encoding AAA family ATPase, with translation MKFNNIIYDPQVSDKKFPVQTSDPEREAKLVVLQPVGYPFVCNLMDAPRIDAVNKELFEIYARDQWEGFRAAEGSYLFDQKLLPDYAFKIIRAHPDGSKITRNTSIILLENEREEFHEIRSSITMDDVIGQEDAKIKCRIIMKYLEDPDRFRDWAPRNVLFHGSPGTGKTMLAKSLANELKVPLYLIKATSLIGEHVGDGARQIHELYELASKTAPSVIFIDEMDAIGLDRRYQSLRGDVSEVVNALLTEMDGINQNWGVVTIGATNNPELLDKAIRSRFEEEIEFKLPDDDERRLMLEKYIETMPLHVDFPVDKLVKLTRGMSGRDIKDRVLKTALHRAIAEDSESVRPEHIEYALKERKVSGEPKHMFA, from the coding sequence GTGAAATTCAACAATATAATCTATGACCCCCAGGTATCCGATAAAAAGTTTCCAGTGCAGACATCAGACCCTGAAAGGGAGGCGAAACTTGTTGTGCTGCAGCCAGTTGGATACCCCTTTGTATGCAACCTCATGGATGCTCCAAGGATAGACGCCGTTAACAAGGAGCTCTTTGAGATATACGCCAGGGACCAGTGGGAGGGCTTCAGGGCAGCTGAGGGTTCATACCTATTTGACCAGAAACTTCTCCCAGATTATGCCTTCAAGATAATAAGGGCCCATCCTGACGGCTCAAAGATAACCAGAAACACCTCAATAATACTCCTCGAGAACGAGCGGGAGGAATTCCATGAGATCAGAAGCAGCATCACCATGGATGACGTCATCGGACAGGAGGACGCCAAGATAAAATGCAGGATAATCATGAAGTACCTTGAAGATCCTGACCGCTTCAGGGACTGGGCGCCCAGGAACGTCCTCTTCCATGGAAGCCCTGGGACAGGTAAGACCATGCTCGCAAAGTCCCTTGCAAATGAACTGAAGGTCCCCCTCTACCTCATAAAGGCCACGAGCCTCATAGGAGAACATGTGGGTGATGGTGCAAGACAGATACATGAGCTATATGAACTCGCATCAAAGACAGCCCCCTCAGTCATATTCATAGATGAAATGGACGCCATTGGCCTTGACAGGAGATATCAGTCCCTCCGTGGAGACGTATCAGAGGTAGTAAACGCCCTACTGACAGAGATGGATGGTATAAACCAGAACTGGGGCGTTGTAACAATAGGGGCCACCAACAACCCTGAACTACTTGATAAGGCCATAAGAAGCCGTTTTGAAGAGGAAATTGAGTTCAAGCTGCCGGATGATGATGAGAGAAGACTGATGCTTGAGAAGTACATCGAAACCATGCCCCTCCATGTTGATTTTCCTGTTGACAAACTTGTAAAGCTCACCAGAGGAATGTCCGGGAGGGATATAAAGGACAGGGTTCTTAAGACAGCCCTCCACAGGGCCATAGCAGAGGACAGTGAATCTGTTAGGCCTGAACACATAGAGTACGCCCTTAAGGAGCGTAAGGTCTCAGGCGAACCCAAACACATGTTTGCCTGA
- a CDS encoding deoxyribonuclease IV, producing the protein MLPLIRVGPAGNPVGYRGSTVNVFGKIRAMGLDAYEYQATYGLRLKNENAVRIHENSVKNDVLVSMHGPYYINLSSAKKETVEKSIERLFDCVVTGKLMGAYRIVFHPGFYGEQGKAGALDLCRRALGELIERLHGAGIREFTLAPETTGKRSQVGSLDEIIKLSEEFDEVMPTIDFAHIHARGGGCIRDARGYMEILDRVESRLGSHQLHCHFTGIEYTDAGERKHHSLSEGYGPPVEPLIEVLVDGGWEATIISETPMKDADAMKIKAIINEYLKRE; encoded by the coding sequence GTGCTGCCTTTGATAAGGGTTGGCCCCGCAGGTAACCCTGTTGGTTACCGTGGGAGCACAGTCAATGTCTTCGGCAAGATCAGGGCCATGGGACTGGACGCCTACGAGTACCAGGCAACCTATGGCCTGAGGTTAAAGAACGAGAACGCGGTCAGGATCCATGAAAACTCAGTGAAGAATGATGTTCTTGTCTCGATGCACGGACCATACTATATAAACCTCTCATCGGCCAAGAAGGAGACCGTTGAAAAATCCATTGAACGCCTATTTGACTGTGTAGTTACAGGGAAACTGATGGGGGCCTACAGGATCGTATTCCACCCGGGTTTCTATGGTGAACAGGGAAAAGCAGGGGCCCTCGATCTATGCAGGAGGGCGCTTGGTGAGCTCATTGAACGCCTCCATGGTGCAGGGATCAGGGAATTCACACTCGCACCCGAGACAACCGGTAAGAGGTCACAGGTGGGAAGCCTCGATGAGATAATAAAGCTTTCAGAGGAATTCGATGAGGTCATGCCCACAATAGACTTCGCACATATACATGCAAGGGGTGGTGGATGTATAAGGGACGCCAGAGGTTACATGGAGATACTTGACAGGGTCGAGTCAAGACTCGGATCCCATCAACTTCACTGCCACTTCACAGGGATAGAGTACACCGACGCCGGGGAGAGGAAGCATCACAGCCTCTCCGAGGGCTACGGGCCTCCAGTAGAACCCCTCATAGAAGTTCTTGTAGATGGCGGCTGGGAAGCCACCATAATCTCAGAGACACCCATGAAGGACGCTGATGCCATGAAAATAAAGGCCATCATCAATGAATACTTGAAGAGAGAATAG
- a CDS encoding phosphorylating glyceraldehyde-3-phosphate dehydrogenase, with amino-acid sequence MISVAINGYGTIGKRVADAVAAQDDMKVVGVSKTKPDFEARVAIEKGYDLYISIPERENLFDEAGIPVSGTVEEMLEEADIVVDATPEGIGAKNLEMYREKGIKAIFQGGEKHDAIGLSFNSFANYEESLGADYTRVVSCNTTGLCRTLKPIDDLCGIKKVRAVMVRRGADPVQVKKGPINAIVPNPPTVPSHHGPDLKTVMKGVNIHTVALLVPTTLMHQHNIMVELEDPVEADEIKARLDETTRVMLVRASEGLASTAEIMEYAKELGRSRNDLFEIPVWEESINVVDGELFYMQAVHQESDAVPESVDAIRALLELEEDNMRSIMKTNRAMGIL; translated from the coding sequence ATGATATCTGTAGCCATTAACGGGTATGGGACAATAGGAAAGAGAGTTGCTGATGCTGTAGCTGCCCAGGACGACATGAAGGTCGTTGGTGTCAGCAAGACAAAACCTGATTTTGAGGCAAGGGTTGCAATAGAAAAGGGATATGACCTCTACATCAGCATCCCTGAACGTGAGAATCTCTTTGACGAGGCAGGCATACCTGTGAGCGGTACCGTGGAGGAGATGCTGGAGGAAGCCGATATAGTGGTCGATGCAACACCTGAGGGTATAGGTGCAAAGAACCTTGAAATGTACAGGGAAAAGGGTATAAAGGCCATATTTCAGGGCGGTGAAAAACACGACGCCATAGGACTATCCTTCAACTCCTTTGCAAACTATGAGGAATCACTTGGAGCAGACTATACCCGTGTGGTTTCATGCAACACGACAGGACTCTGCAGAACCCTCAAGCCCATTGATGACCTCTGTGGCATAAAGAAGGTAAGGGCTGTTATGGTGAGGAGGGGTGCAGACCCTGTGCAGGTCAAAAAGGGGCCGATAAACGCAATAGTACCAAACCCCCCAACGGTTCCATCACACCATGGCCCGGACCTCAAGACCGTCATGAAGGGTGTTAACATCCACACGGTGGCCCTCCTGGTGCCAACAACACTGATGCACCAGCACAACATAATGGTTGAACTGGAGGACCCTGTTGAGGCCGATGAGATAAAGGCCCGCCTGGATGAGACCACCAGGGTCATGCTTGTCAGGGCCTCCGAGGGTCTCGCATCAACGGCTGAGATAATGGAGTATGCCAAGGAACTTGGAAGGTCAAGGAACGACCTATTCGAGATACCTGTATGGGAGGAGTCAATAAACGTTGTTGACGGGGAACTCTTCTATATGCAGGCCGTCCATCAGGAGTCAGATGCTGTGCCTGAGAGTGTGGATGCCATAAGGGCACTCCTCGAGCTCGAGGAGGACAACATGAGGTCCATCATGAAGACCAACAGGGCCATGGGTATCCTCTAA
- a CDS encoding DNA topoisomerase IV subunit A, translating into MNRREIAINKLKSLGDVILDDVTRGRIPRIKVPSRGTSNIIYDEDKRHYVLGDRYGTRSMGNVKQIKKIGQMLYTANFCKDLVAREKTATLRELYYISEGWEVDFADQQESNIVGEDLEVTLGMTREELGLMPEEDGASVYGALTVREGDIEIDALRSGKSGYNISPTIDEVEFVDHDVERVIAVETMGMFHRLVQEKAYKKFDALIVGLKGQAARATRRFIKRVNEELNLPVYICNDGDPWGFHIAMVIISGSAKLAHVNHQLATPDAKFLGVTASDIINYDLPTDPLKDIDVVRLKELLHDPRYRDEFWKTEIRKMLKIGKKAEQQSFSKYGLEYVVDTYLPEKLEAVENQ; encoded by the coding sequence ATGAATAGAAGAGAGATAGCCATTAACAAACTCAAAAGTCTTGGAGACGTTATACTCGATGATGTGACCCGTGGTAGGATCCCCAGGATAAAGGTCCCCTCAAGGGGTACATCCAACATAATCTACGATGAAGATAAGAGGCACTACGTCCTTGGGGACCGCTACGGTACACGTTCAATGGGTAACGTTAAGCAGATCAAGAAGATAGGGCAGATGCTCTACACAGCCAACTTCTGCAAGGACCTCGTTGCAAGGGAGAAAACAGCCACCCTCAGGGAACTCTACTACATCTCCGAGGGGTGGGAGGTGGACTTTGCAGACCAGCAGGAGTCCAACATCGTTGGAGAGGACCTTGAGGTTACCCTGGGTATGACCAGGGAGGAACTCGGCCTGATGCCCGAGGAGGATGGGGCCTCTGTCTACGGAGCCCTGACCGTCCGTGAGGGTGATATAGAAATAGACGCCCTCAGATCAGGTAAATCAGGCTACAACATATCCCCAACCATCGATGAAGTTGAATTTGTTGACCATGATGTTGAACGAGTCATTGCAGTTGAGACAATGGGTATGTTCCACCGTCTCGTTCAGGAGAAGGCCTACAAGAAGTTCGATGCCCTCATAGTGGGGCTGAAGGGTCAGGCCGCAAGGGCGACAAGGAGGTTCATCAAGAGGGTCAACGAGGAACTGAACCTTCCGGTTTACATCTGCAACGACGGAGACCCATGGGGATTCCACATCGCCATGGTTATAATCTCAGGCAGTGCAAAACTCGCCCATGTAAACCATCAGCTTGCAACCCCAGATGCAAAGTTCCTGGGCGTAACTGCAAGTGACATAATAAACTATGACCTTCCAACTGATCCACTCAAGGATATCGATGTTGTGAGGCTCAAGGAGCTTCTCCACGACCCAAGGTACAGGGATGAGTTCTGGAAGACAGAGATCAGGAAGATGCTCAAGATCGGTAAGAAGGCAGAACAGCAGTCATTCTCAAAATACGGTCTTGAGTATGTTGTGGACACATATCTTCCAGAGAAGCTCGAGGCTGTGGAAAACCAGTAG
- the top6B gene encoding DNA topoisomerase VI subunit B gives MARQALDLFDEGFQELTPSEFFRKNKQMLGFTGKIRSLTIVFHELITNSFDAAEEAGILPEIKIDLKRIGKDHYILRHQDNGPGIPEKYIPKVFCTMFAGSKFRNIQSRGQQGLGCSGCVLLSQMTTGKPVKVISGTMENGELKGVKMTLKMDVKKNQGLILEKEEVEVDGTGVCIELHFKDVSYSLSEQGAYEYIRRTMIANPHARIIFNDPTGNRYVFNRASDVIPPMPKEVPPPPGGVTADDLIFMAKHTDKRRFRSMLTSNLSRMSSKKIKELEELTGIDLNKRPKDMKWEEAEQIVEAFKKMKFMSPPTSGLIPIGEEQIEKGMKEILQPEFTATVTRKPKTYRGGIAFIVEAGIAYGGNSGRLVGDQRKAEIMRFANRVPLTFDAGSCAITEGVKSLDWRRYGIRDLENAPISIFVNVVSTNVPYLSTGKQSVSPEPEILGEIRQATMIVARKLYKYLRKKKAAKEEAQRAKIFETYVPVIIKQAALLAEREEPDYRELLDTVTRRAKLEILGESLNE, from the coding sequence TTGGCTAGGCAAGCTTTGGATCTCTTTGATGAAGGATTCCAGGAACTCACCCCCTCAGAATTCTTCAGAAAAAACAAGCAGATGCTTGGTTTTACCGGGAAAATAAGGTCACTCACAATAGTCTTCCACGAACTCATAACCAACAGCTTTGACGCTGCCGAAGAGGCAGGTATACTCCCTGAAATCAAAATAGACCTCAAGAGGATAGGGAAGGACCACTACATACTTAGACACCAGGACAACGGGCCAGGTATACCTGAAAAGTACATCCCAAAGGTCTTCTGTACCATGTTCGCAGGGTCAAAGTTCAGGAACATCCAGTCCAGGGGACAGCAGGGACTCGGATGCAGTGGCTGTGTGCTTCTATCACAGATGACCACAGGTAAACCCGTGAAGGTCATCTCGGGTACAATGGAAAACGGAGAACTCAAGGGAGTCAAAATGACCCTCAAGATGGACGTTAAAAAGAACCAGGGCCTCATACTCGAAAAGGAGGAGGTCGAAGTCGATGGTACCGGTGTCTGCATAGAACTCCACTTCAAGGACGTCTCCTACTCACTCTCAGAACAGGGAGCCTACGAGTACATAAGGAGGACAATGATAGCCAACCCCCATGCAAGGATAATATTCAATGACCCGACAGGGAACCGTTACGTCTTCAACAGGGCGTCAGACGTCATCCCCCCAATGCCCAAGGAGGTCCCCCCCCCCCCGGGGGGTGTCACCGCCGATGACCTCATATTCATGGCAAAACACACCGATAAAAGGCGATTCAGGAGCATGCTGACAAGCAACCTGTCAAGGATGTCCTCCAAGAAGATCAAGGAACTGGAGGAACTTACAGGAATAGACCTCAACAAAAGACCAAAGGACATGAAGTGGGAGGAGGCAGAGCAGATAGTTGAAGCCTTCAAGAAGATGAAGTTCATGTCACCACCAACCTCAGGCCTCATACCCATAGGAGAGGAACAGATTGAGAAGGGTATGAAGGAGATACTCCAGCCAGAGTTCACAGCCACGGTAACAAGGAAACCAAAGACCTACCGTGGGGGTATAGCCTTCATAGTTGAGGCGGGTATCGCCTACGGTGGAAACTCAGGAAGACTGGTCGGTGATCAGAGGAAGGCTGAGATAATGAGGTTCGCCAACAGGGTACCCCTCACCTTCGACGCCGGAAGCTGCGCAATAACAGAGGGCGTTAAGAGCCTCGACTGGAGGCGTTACGGTATAAGGGACCTTGAAAATGCACCCATAAGCATATTCGTCAATGTGGTGTCAACCAACGTCCCCTACCTATCAACCGGTAAACAGAGTGTGTCACCTGAACCCGAGATACTCGGAGAGATCAGGCAGGCCACCATGATAGTTGCAAGGAAGCTCTACAAGTACCTCAGGAAGAAGAAGGCCGCCAAGGAGGAGGCCCAGAGGGCAAAGATCTTTGAGACCTATGTGCCCGTAATCATAAAGCAGGCCGCTCTCCTTGCAGAGAGGGAAGAACCAGATTACAGAGAACTGCTCGACACAGTTACAAGAAGGGCGAAACTTGAAATTCTGGGGGAATCACTGAATGAATAG
- a CDS encoding KH domain-containing protein, translated as MPAEEYIKIPRERVGVLIGKNGEVKAKIERLTQTELEIDSETGAVTLIPQDELDDPLSPWKARHIVRAIGRGFNPEVALRLLDDDVALDVIKITDYVGKSKKAIARQKGRVIGREGITRRIIHDMTGVDISVYGKTVSLIGEFEKLAVAREAVEMILNGARHKSVYAFLEKKKQELKMKEFQEGAKLM; from the coding sequence ATGCCTGCCGAAGAATACATTAAAATACCCCGTGAGAGGGTTGGAGTTTTAATAGGCAAAAATGGTGAGGTTAAGGCAAAGATAGAGCGCCTGACCCAGACTGAACTGGAGATTGACAGTGAAACCGGTGCAGTTACTCTCATACCACAGGATGAACTTGATGACCCGCTCTCACCATGGAAGGCCAGACACATTGTAAGGGCCATAGGGAGGGGTTTCAACCCGGAGGTTGCCCTGAGGCTCCTTGATGACGATGTAGCCCTGGACGTCATCAAGATAACCGACTATGTCGGTAAATCCAAGAAGGCCATTGCAAGGCAGAAGGGTCGTGTAATCGGCCGTGAAGGGATAACAAGACGCATAATCCACGACATGACAGGAGTGGACATATCGGTCTACGGCAAGACAGTCTCGCTCATAGGAGAATTTGAGAAACTTGCTGTTGCCAGGGAAGCCGTTGAAATGATACTTAATGGCGCAAGGCACAAATCTGTGTACGCATTTCTTGAAAAGAAGAAGCAGGAACTGAAAATGAAGGAGTTTCAGGAAGGCGCTAAATTAATGTAA